One genomic segment of Sminthopsis crassicaudata isolate SCR6 chromosome 2, ASM4859323v1, whole genome shotgun sequence includes these proteins:
- the MAN2C1 gene encoding alpha-mannosidase 2C1 isoform X1 — MATPPALVLKHRRTTLERVEKFLSPLYFTDCNLWGRLYGESCPVTSLSCFMTPERMPYEQAIQQNFRMVKVGDTFGPTWWTCWFRVEVTIPKTWMGHEIHFLWESDGESLLWRNGEPVQGLTKLGEKTSYILTDKMKEGDPWSLTLYVETACNGLFGAGKGSMIAPPDNEKKFNVTRADMAVFHRDVYDLMMDMEVLLGMAKCLGEGSQRSFQTLYTANQMVNVCDPTDPGTFSTARSLASGIFRQRNGDSQHTIHAIGHCHIDSAWLWPYKETIRKCARSWSSVIQLMEKNPQFTFACSQAQQYEWVKRYYPSLYSRIKEYVRAGQFIPVGGTWVEMDGNLPSGESMVRQFLQGQNFFLQEFGKVCSEFWLPDTFGYSAQLPQIMRGCGIQRFLTQKLSWNLVNSFPHHTFFWKGIDGSRVLAHFPPGDSYGMEGRVEEVLKTMNNNKDKGRVNHSAFLYGFGDGGGGPTQIMLDRLERMKDTDGLPRVYFSTPDRFFSLLERDTGQLCTWVGELFLELHNGSYTTHAQIKKENRDCEQILHDVELLSSLALTRSEIFQYPSAELQHLWRLLLLNQFHDVLPGSCIQQVVDDALTYYGEIRNSGSRLLNAAIWSLFGGELSSRDPSLPRNFLIFNTLSWERTEVVALPGANGAENLVLVTVPSMGYTQAPAPAPPPHAVRVVQEADGSVTLENGIIRAHLDSMGHLNSLVLVSSDRETVPRGVFGNQFVMFDDIPLYWDAWDVMDYHLETRKPVTKLDQALEVGIPGGLRGSVHFSLQLSNRSILTQEIVLDAASPYLQFHTEVDWYESHKFLKVEFPVWAQTTNATYEIQFGHIQRPTHYNTSWDWARFEVWAHRWMDLSEHGFGMALLNNSKYGASVRNNILSLSLLRAPKSPDANADMGHHQFTYAIMPHMGTFQDSGVIQAAYNLNFPLHVIPTGPVLYRPWSAFSVSSSAVVLETVKQAEAGLHPCALVLRMYEAHGSHVDLWLQTSLPVQEAVICDLLERPDHRQRLTLESSRLKLSFSPFQVVSLLLVLQSRSP, encoded by the exons GTGGTGGACCTGCTGGTTCCGAGTGGAGGTGACTATCCCCAAAACTTGGATGGGTCATGAAATTCACTTTCTCTGGGAGAGTGATGGAGAAAGCCTATTGTGGAGGAATGGGGAACCAGTCCAG GGTTTGACCAAATTGGGTGAGAAGACCAGCTACATCCTGACTGACAAGATGAAGGAAGGAGATCCCTGGAG CCTGACTCTGTATGTAGAAACTGCCTGCAATGGGCTCTTTGGGGCCGGAAAAGGCAGCATGATTGCACCACCTGACAATGAGAAGAAATTCAATGTGACCCGGGCTGATATGGCAGTGTTCCACCGGGATGTTTATGACCTGATGATGGATATGGAAGTCCTCCTGGGCATGGCCAAG TGCCTTGGGGAGGGCAGCCAGCGGAGTTTCCAGACCCTCTACACAGCCAACCAGATGGTGAACGTGTGTGACCCAACTGACCCTGGTACCTTTTCGACAGCCCGTTCCCTGGCATCGGGTATCTTCCGCCAGCGCAATGGGGACAGCCAGCACACCATCCATGCTATAGGGCACTGCCACATTGACTCAG CTTGGCTCTGGCCCTATAAGGAGACAATCCGGAAATGTGCTCGTAGTTGGTCATCAGTCATTCAACTCATGGAGAAGAATCCACAGTTCACATTTGCTTGCTCTCAG GCACAACAGTACGAGTGGGTGAAGAGGTACTACCCAAGCTTATATTCCCGAATCAAGGAATATGTCCGGGCAGGACAGTTTATTCCAGTGGGTGGCACCTGGGTTGAGATG GATGGGAACCTTCCCAGTGGAGAATCTATGGTGAGGCAGTTCCTTCAAGGACAGAACTTCTTCCTTCAAGAATTTGGAAAAGTGTGTTCTGAG TTCTGGCTTCCCGACACATTTGGATATTCGGCCCAGCTCCCCCAGATCATGCGTGGCTGTGGCATCCAGCGCTTCCTGACGCAGAAGCTGAGCTGGAACTTGGTGAACTCCTTCCCT CATCATACCTTCTTCTGGAAAGGAATTGATGGTTCCCGGGTATTGGCCCACTTTCCTCCTGGAGATTCTTATGGGATGGAGGGCCGTGTAGAAGAG GTGCTGAAGACTATGAACAACAACAAGGACAAGGGAAGGGTGAACCACAGTGCCTTCCTCTATGGTTTTGGGGATGGGGGTGGCGGCCCCACCCAGATCATGCTAGACCGACTGGAACGGATGAAGGATACGGATGGACTGCCCAG GGTGTATTTCTCTACCCCAGATCGGTTTTTCTCTTTATTGGAGAGGGATACGGGTCAGCTTTGCACTTGGGTAGGGGAATTGTTCCTGGAACTTCACAATGGCTCCTATACTACCCATGCTCAA ATCAAGAAGGAGAATCGGGACTGTGAACAGATCCTGCATGATGTGGAACTCTTGAGCAGCCTGGCTTTGACACGCAGTGAAATTTTCCAGTATCCCTCTGCTGAATTGCAGCACCTCTGGAG GCTCTTGCTCCTCAACCAGTTCCACGATGTGCTTCCCGGAAGCTGTATCCAGCAGGTGGTGGATGATGCTCTGACCTACTATGGAG AGATTCGAAACAGTGGCTCCCGCCTTCTGAATGCTGCAATTTGGTCTCTGTTTGGAGGAGAGCTAAGCTCTCGCGACCCGAGCCTGCCACGCAACTTCCTCATCTTCAATACCCTTTCCTGGGAGCGTACCGAGGTGGTGGCCCTGCCAGGAGCCAATGGCGCTGAAAACCTGG TGCTGGTGACAGTGCCAAGTATGGGCTACACCCAAGCCCCCGCTCCTGCCCCTCCTCCTCATGCCGTCAGAGTGGTCCAGGAG GCCGATGGCTCCGTGACACTGGAGAATGGCATTATCCGAGCACACCTGGACTCCATGGGCCATTTAAACTCCTTGGTTTTGGTTTCCTCAGACAG GGAAACTGTCCCCCGAGGTGTCTTTGGCAACCAGTTTGTGATGTTTGATGACATTCCCTTGTACTGGGATGCCTGGGATGTGATGGATTATCATCTGGAGACCAG GAAGCCAGTCACAAAGCTGGACCAAGCCCTTGAGGTGGGGATCCCAGGAGGCCTTCGTGGCAGTGTCCATTTCTCCCTGCAGCTCAGTAACCGAAGCATCCTGACACAAGAAATTGTGCTGGATGCTGCCTCTCCATATCTCCAGTTTCATACTGAG GTGGACTGGTATGAGTCTCACAAGTTCTTAAAGGTGGAGTTCCCTGTGTGGGCCCAGACCACCAATGCCACCTACGAGATCCAGTTTGGGCATATCCAGAGACCAACACATTATAATACCTCTTGGGACTGGGCTCGATTTGAG GTGTGGGCCCATCGATGGATGGATCTATCAGAACATGGCTTTGGAATGGCGCTTCTCAACAACAGCAAGTATGGGGCCTCTGTTCGGAACAACATCCTCAGCCTCTCCCT CTTACGGGCGCCCAAATCCCCGGATGCCAATGCGGACATGGGCCATCATCAGTTTACCTATGCAATAATGCCACACATGG GAACATTCCAGGATTCTGGAGTCATCCAAGCTGCCTACAATCTCAATTTCCCCCTCCACGTTATACCCACCGGGCCAGTCCTGTACCGGCCTTGGAGTGCTTTTTCTGTCTCATCATCTGCCGTAGTGTTAGAGACTGTGAAACAG GCTGAGGCGGGACTGCACCCCTGTGCCCTAGTGCTGCGAATGTACGAGGCACACGGCAGCCACGTGGACTTATGGTTGCAAACATCGCTCCCTGTACAAGAAGCTGTCAT TTGTGATCTTCTGGAACGCCCTGACCACCGGCAGCGCCTGACCCTCGAGAGCTCCCGCCTGAagctctccttctcccccttccaaGTGGTTTCTCTGCTCCTTGTGTTGCAGTCCCGAAGCCCCTGA
- the MAN2C1 gene encoding alpha-mannosidase 2C1 isoform X3: MNRPFSKTSAWSKLVILLDPRRWWTCWFRVEVTIPKTWMGHEIHFLWESDGESLLWRNGEPVQGLTKLGEKTSYILTDKMKEGDPWSLTLYVETACNGLFGAGKGSMIAPPDNEKKFNVTRADMAVFHRDVYDLMMDMEVLLGMAKCLGEGSQRSFQTLYTANQMVNVCDPTDPGTFSTARSLASGIFRQRNGDSQHTIHAIGHCHIDSAWLWPYKETIRKCARSWSSVIQLMEKNPQFTFACSQAQQYEWVKRYYPSLYSRIKEYVRAGQFIPVGGTWVEMDGNLPSGESMVRQFLQGQNFFLQEFGKVCSEFWLPDTFGYSAQLPQIMRGCGIQRFLTQKLSWNLVNSFPHHTFFWKGIDGSRVLAHFPPGDSYGMEGRVEEVLKTMNNNKDKGRVNHSAFLYGFGDGGGGPTQIMLDRLERMKDTDGLPRVYFSTPDRFFSLLERDTGQLCTWVGELFLELHNGSYTTHAQIKKENRDCEQILHDVELLSSLALTRSEIFQYPSAELQHLWRLLLLNQFHDVLPGSCIQQVVDDALTYYGEIRNSGSRLLNAAIWSLFGGELSSRDPSLPRNFLIFNTLSWERTEVVALPGANGAENLVLVTVPSMGYTQAPAPAPPPHAVRVVQEADGSVTLENGIIRAHLDSMGHLNSLVLVSSDRETVPRGVFGNQFVMFDDIPLYWDAWDVMDYHLETRKPVTKLDQALEVGIPGGLRGSVHFSLQLSNRSILTQEIVLDAASPYLQFHTEVDWYESHKFLKVEFPVWAQTTNATYEIQFGHIQRPTHYNTSWDWARFEVWAHRWMDLSEHGFGMALLNNSKYGASVRNNILSLSLLRAPKSPDANADMGHHQFTYAIMPHMGTFQDSGVIQAAYNLNFPLHVIPTGPVLYRPWSAFSVSSSAVVLETVKQAEAGLHPCALVLRMYEAHGSHVDLWLQTSLPVQEAVICDLLERPDHRQRLTLESSRLKLSFSPFQVVSLLLVLQSRSP; this comes from the exons GTGGTGGACCTGCTGGTTCCGAGTGGAGGTGACTATCCCCAAAACTTGGATGGGTCATGAAATTCACTTTCTCTGGGAGAGTGATGGAGAAAGCCTATTGTGGAGGAATGGGGAACCAGTCCAG GGTTTGACCAAATTGGGTGAGAAGACCAGCTACATCCTGACTGACAAGATGAAGGAAGGAGATCCCTGGAG CCTGACTCTGTATGTAGAAACTGCCTGCAATGGGCTCTTTGGGGCCGGAAAAGGCAGCATGATTGCACCACCTGACAATGAGAAGAAATTCAATGTGACCCGGGCTGATATGGCAGTGTTCCACCGGGATGTTTATGACCTGATGATGGATATGGAAGTCCTCCTGGGCATGGCCAAG TGCCTTGGGGAGGGCAGCCAGCGGAGTTTCCAGACCCTCTACACAGCCAACCAGATGGTGAACGTGTGTGACCCAACTGACCCTGGTACCTTTTCGACAGCCCGTTCCCTGGCATCGGGTATCTTCCGCCAGCGCAATGGGGACAGCCAGCACACCATCCATGCTATAGGGCACTGCCACATTGACTCAG CTTGGCTCTGGCCCTATAAGGAGACAATCCGGAAATGTGCTCGTAGTTGGTCATCAGTCATTCAACTCATGGAGAAGAATCCACAGTTCACATTTGCTTGCTCTCAG GCACAACAGTACGAGTGGGTGAAGAGGTACTACCCAAGCTTATATTCCCGAATCAAGGAATATGTCCGGGCAGGACAGTTTATTCCAGTGGGTGGCACCTGGGTTGAGATG GATGGGAACCTTCCCAGTGGAGAATCTATGGTGAGGCAGTTCCTTCAAGGACAGAACTTCTTCCTTCAAGAATTTGGAAAAGTGTGTTCTGAG TTCTGGCTTCCCGACACATTTGGATATTCGGCCCAGCTCCCCCAGATCATGCGTGGCTGTGGCATCCAGCGCTTCCTGACGCAGAAGCTGAGCTGGAACTTGGTGAACTCCTTCCCT CATCATACCTTCTTCTGGAAAGGAATTGATGGTTCCCGGGTATTGGCCCACTTTCCTCCTGGAGATTCTTATGGGATGGAGGGCCGTGTAGAAGAG GTGCTGAAGACTATGAACAACAACAAGGACAAGGGAAGGGTGAACCACAGTGCCTTCCTCTATGGTTTTGGGGATGGGGGTGGCGGCCCCACCCAGATCATGCTAGACCGACTGGAACGGATGAAGGATACGGATGGACTGCCCAG GGTGTATTTCTCTACCCCAGATCGGTTTTTCTCTTTATTGGAGAGGGATACGGGTCAGCTTTGCACTTGGGTAGGGGAATTGTTCCTGGAACTTCACAATGGCTCCTATACTACCCATGCTCAA ATCAAGAAGGAGAATCGGGACTGTGAACAGATCCTGCATGATGTGGAACTCTTGAGCAGCCTGGCTTTGACACGCAGTGAAATTTTCCAGTATCCCTCTGCTGAATTGCAGCACCTCTGGAG GCTCTTGCTCCTCAACCAGTTCCACGATGTGCTTCCCGGAAGCTGTATCCAGCAGGTGGTGGATGATGCTCTGACCTACTATGGAG AGATTCGAAACAGTGGCTCCCGCCTTCTGAATGCTGCAATTTGGTCTCTGTTTGGAGGAGAGCTAAGCTCTCGCGACCCGAGCCTGCCACGCAACTTCCTCATCTTCAATACCCTTTCCTGGGAGCGTACCGAGGTGGTGGCCCTGCCAGGAGCCAATGGCGCTGAAAACCTGG TGCTGGTGACAGTGCCAAGTATGGGCTACACCCAAGCCCCCGCTCCTGCCCCTCCTCCTCATGCCGTCAGAGTGGTCCAGGAG GCCGATGGCTCCGTGACACTGGAGAATGGCATTATCCGAGCACACCTGGACTCCATGGGCCATTTAAACTCCTTGGTTTTGGTTTCCTCAGACAG GGAAACTGTCCCCCGAGGTGTCTTTGGCAACCAGTTTGTGATGTTTGATGACATTCCCTTGTACTGGGATGCCTGGGATGTGATGGATTATCATCTGGAGACCAG GAAGCCAGTCACAAAGCTGGACCAAGCCCTTGAGGTGGGGATCCCAGGAGGCCTTCGTGGCAGTGTCCATTTCTCCCTGCAGCTCAGTAACCGAAGCATCCTGACACAAGAAATTGTGCTGGATGCTGCCTCTCCATATCTCCAGTTTCATACTGAG GTGGACTGGTATGAGTCTCACAAGTTCTTAAAGGTGGAGTTCCCTGTGTGGGCCCAGACCACCAATGCCACCTACGAGATCCAGTTTGGGCATATCCAGAGACCAACACATTATAATACCTCTTGGGACTGGGCTCGATTTGAG GTGTGGGCCCATCGATGGATGGATCTATCAGAACATGGCTTTGGAATGGCGCTTCTCAACAACAGCAAGTATGGGGCCTCTGTTCGGAACAACATCCTCAGCCTCTCCCT CTTACGGGCGCCCAAATCCCCGGATGCCAATGCGGACATGGGCCATCATCAGTTTACCTATGCAATAATGCCACACATGG GAACATTCCAGGATTCTGGAGTCATCCAAGCTGCCTACAATCTCAATTTCCCCCTCCACGTTATACCCACCGGGCCAGTCCTGTACCGGCCTTGGAGTGCTTTTTCTGTCTCATCATCTGCCGTAGTGTTAGAGACTGTGAAACAG GCTGAGGCGGGACTGCACCCCTGTGCCCTAGTGCTGCGAATGTACGAGGCACACGGCAGCCACGTGGACTTATGGTTGCAAACATCGCTCCCTGTACAAGAAGCTGTCAT TTGTGATCTTCTGGAACGCCCTGACCACCGGCAGCGCCTGACCCTCGAGAGCTCCCGCCTGAagctctccttctcccccttccaaGTGGTTTCTCTGCTCCTTGTGTTGCAGTCCCGAAGCCCCTGA
- the MAN2C1 gene encoding alpha-mannosidase 2C1 isoform X2, with translation MRLYGESCPVTSLSCFMTPERMPYEQAIQQNFRMVKVGDTFGPTWWTCWFRVEVTIPKTWMGHEIHFLWESDGESLLWRNGEPVQGLTKLGEKTSYILTDKMKEGDPWSLTLYVETACNGLFGAGKGSMIAPPDNEKKFNVTRADMAVFHRDVYDLMMDMEVLLGMAKCLGEGSQRSFQTLYTANQMVNVCDPTDPGTFSTARSLASGIFRQRNGDSQHTIHAIGHCHIDSAWLWPYKETIRKCARSWSSVIQLMEKNPQFTFACSQAQQYEWVKRYYPSLYSRIKEYVRAGQFIPVGGTWVEMDGNLPSGESMVRQFLQGQNFFLQEFGKVCSEFWLPDTFGYSAQLPQIMRGCGIQRFLTQKLSWNLVNSFPHHTFFWKGIDGSRVLAHFPPGDSYGMEGRVEEVLKTMNNNKDKGRVNHSAFLYGFGDGGGGPTQIMLDRLERMKDTDGLPRVYFSTPDRFFSLLERDTGQLCTWVGELFLELHNGSYTTHAQIKKENRDCEQILHDVELLSSLALTRSEIFQYPSAELQHLWRLLLLNQFHDVLPGSCIQQVVDDALTYYGEIRNSGSRLLNAAIWSLFGGELSSRDPSLPRNFLIFNTLSWERTEVVALPGANGAENLVLVTVPSMGYTQAPAPAPPPHAVRVVQEADGSVTLENGIIRAHLDSMGHLNSLVLVSSDRETVPRGVFGNQFVMFDDIPLYWDAWDVMDYHLETRKPVTKLDQALEVGIPGGLRGSVHFSLQLSNRSILTQEIVLDAASPYLQFHTEVDWYESHKFLKVEFPVWAQTTNATYEIQFGHIQRPTHYNTSWDWARFEVWAHRWMDLSEHGFGMALLNNSKYGASVRNNILSLSLLRAPKSPDANADMGHHQFTYAIMPHMGTFQDSGVIQAAYNLNFPLHVIPTGPVLYRPWSAFSVSSSAVVLETVKQAEAGLHPCALVLRMYEAHGSHVDLWLQTSLPVQEAVICDLLERPDHRQRLTLESSRLKLSFSPFQVVSLLLVLQSRSP, from the exons GTGGTGGACCTGCTGGTTCCGAGTGGAGGTGACTATCCCCAAAACTTGGATGGGTCATGAAATTCACTTTCTCTGGGAGAGTGATGGAGAAAGCCTATTGTGGAGGAATGGGGAACCAGTCCAG GGTTTGACCAAATTGGGTGAGAAGACCAGCTACATCCTGACTGACAAGATGAAGGAAGGAGATCCCTGGAG CCTGACTCTGTATGTAGAAACTGCCTGCAATGGGCTCTTTGGGGCCGGAAAAGGCAGCATGATTGCACCACCTGACAATGAGAAGAAATTCAATGTGACCCGGGCTGATATGGCAGTGTTCCACCGGGATGTTTATGACCTGATGATGGATATGGAAGTCCTCCTGGGCATGGCCAAG TGCCTTGGGGAGGGCAGCCAGCGGAGTTTCCAGACCCTCTACACAGCCAACCAGATGGTGAACGTGTGTGACCCAACTGACCCTGGTACCTTTTCGACAGCCCGTTCCCTGGCATCGGGTATCTTCCGCCAGCGCAATGGGGACAGCCAGCACACCATCCATGCTATAGGGCACTGCCACATTGACTCAG CTTGGCTCTGGCCCTATAAGGAGACAATCCGGAAATGTGCTCGTAGTTGGTCATCAGTCATTCAACTCATGGAGAAGAATCCACAGTTCACATTTGCTTGCTCTCAG GCACAACAGTACGAGTGGGTGAAGAGGTACTACCCAAGCTTATATTCCCGAATCAAGGAATATGTCCGGGCAGGACAGTTTATTCCAGTGGGTGGCACCTGGGTTGAGATG GATGGGAACCTTCCCAGTGGAGAATCTATGGTGAGGCAGTTCCTTCAAGGACAGAACTTCTTCCTTCAAGAATTTGGAAAAGTGTGTTCTGAG TTCTGGCTTCCCGACACATTTGGATATTCGGCCCAGCTCCCCCAGATCATGCGTGGCTGTGGCATCCAGCGCTTCCTGACGCAGAAGCTGAGCTGGAACTTGGTGAACTCCTTCCCT CATCATACCTTCTTCTGGAAAGGAATTGATGGTTCCCGGGTATTGGCCCACTTTCCTCCTGGAGATTCTTATGGGATGGAGGGCCGTGTAGAAGAG GTGCTGAAGACTATGAACAACAACAAGGACAAGGGAAGGGTGAACCACAGTGCCTTCCTCTATGGTTTTGGGGATGGGGGTGGCGGCCCCACCCAGATCATGCTAGACCGACTGGAACGGATGAAGGATACGGATGGACTGCCCAG GGTGTATTTCTCTACCCCAGATCGGTTTTTCTCTTTATTGGAGAGGGATACGGGTCAGCTTTGCACTTGGGTAGGGGAATTGTTCCTGGAACTTCACAATGGCTCCTATACTACCCATGCTCAA ATCAAGAAGGAGAATCGGGACTGTGAACAGATCCTGCATGATGTGGAACTCTTGAGCAGCCTGGCTTTGACACGCAGTGAAATTTTCCAGTATCCCTCTGCTGAATTGCAGCACCTCTGGAG GCTCTTGCTCCTCAACCAGTTCCACGATGTGCTTCCCGGAAGCTGTATCCAGCAGGTGGTGGATGATGCTCTGACCTACTATGGAG AGATTCGAAACAGTGGCTCCCGCCTTCTGAATGCTGCAATTTGGTCTCTGTTTGGAGGAGAGCTAAGCTCTCGCGACCCGAGCCTGCCACGCAACTTCCTCATCTTCAATACCCTTTCCTGGGAGCGTACCGAGGTGGTGGCCCTGCCAGGAGCCAATGGCGCTGAAAACCTGG TGCTGGTGACAGTGCCAAGTATGGGCTACACCCAAGCCCCCGCTCCTGCCCCTCCTCCTCATGCCGTCAGAGTGGTCCAGGAG GCCGATGGCTCCGTGACACTGGAGAATGGCATTATCCGAGCACACCTGGACTCCATGGGCCATTTAAACTCCTTGGTTTTGGTTTCCTCAGACAG GGAAACTGTCCCCCGAGGTGTCTTTGGCAACCAGTTTGTGATGTTTGATGACATTCCCTTGTACTGGGATGCCTGGGATGTGATGGATTATCATCTGGAGACCAG GAAGCCAGTCACAAAGCTGGACCAAGCCCTTGAGGTGGGGATCCCAGGAGGCCTTCGTGGCAGTGTCCATTTCTCCCTGCAGCTCAGTAACCGAAGCATCCTGACACAAGAAATTGTGCTGGATGCTGCCTCTCCATATCTCCAGTTTCATACTGAG GTGGACTGGTATGAGTCTCACAAGTTCTTAAAGGTGGAGTTCCCTGTGTGGGCCCAGACCACCAATGCCACCTACGAGATCCAGTTTGGGCATATCCAGAGACCAACACATTATAATACCTCTTGGGACTGGGCTCGATTTGAG GTGTGGGCCCATCGATGGATGGATCTATCAGAACATGGCTTTGGAATGGCGCTTCTCAACAACAGCAAGTATGGGGCCTCTGTTCGGAACAACATCCTCAGCCTCTCCCT CTTACGGGCGCCCAAATCCCCGGATGCCAATGCGGACATGGGCCATCATCAGTTTACCTATGCAATAATGCCACACATGG GAACATTCCAGGATTCTGGAGTCATCCAAGCTGCCTACAATCTCAATTTCCCCCTCCACGTTATACCCACCGGGCCAGTCCTGTACCGGCCTTGGAGTGCTTTTTCTGTCTCATCATCTGCCGTAGTGTTAGAGACTGTGAAACAG GCTGAGGCGGGACTGCACCCCTGTGCCCTAGTGCTGCGAATGTACGAGGCACACGGCAGCCACGTGGACTTATGGTTGCAAACATCGCTCCCTGTACAAGAAGCTGTCAT TTGTGATCTTCTGGAACGCCCTGACCACCGGCAGCGCCTGACCCTCGAGAGCTCCCGCCTGAagctctccttctcccccttccaaGTGGTTTCTCTGCTCCTTGTGTTGCAGTCCCGAAGCCCCTGA